A genomic window from Ursus arctos isolate Adak ecotype North America unplaced genomic scaffold, UrsArc2.0 scaffold_25, whole genome shotgun sequence includes:
- the LOC125282858 gene encoding acyl-coenzyme A thioesterase 6-like isoform X2 codes for MAARVILRPADRCRWDEPVRIAVRGLAPGQPVTLRASLRDEKGALFRAHARYQADADGLLDLERAPALGGSFVGVEPMGLLWALEPEKPLDRLVKRDVQTPFAVELEVLDGHEPDAGRLLGRAVHERDFLRPGVRREPVRAGRVRATLFLPPGAGPFPGIIDLFGSGGGLCEYRASLLAGHGFAVLALAYFRFEDLPDFLDDMHLEYFEEAVDFMLQHPKTSCQHHPFLLPSCWEVLGSVCLTSLQD; via the exons ATGGCGGCGAGGGTGATCCTGCGGCCCGCGGACCGCTGCCGCTGGGACGAGCCCGTGCGCATCGCCGTGCGGGGCCTGGCGCCGGGACAGCCCGTCACACTGCGCGCCTCCCTGCGCGACGAGAAGGGCGCGCTCTTCCGGGCCCACGCGCGGTACCAAGCCGACGCCGACGGCCTCCTGGACCTGGAGCGCGCGCCCGCGCTGGGCGGCAGCTTCGTGGGGGTCGAGCCCATGGGGCTGCTGTGGGCCCTGGAGCCCGAGAAGCCCCTGGATCGGCTAGTGAAGCGGGACGTGCAGACGCCCTTCGCCGTGGAGCTGGAGGTGCTCGACGGCCACGAGCCCGACGCCGGGCGTCTCCTGGGTCGGGCGGTGCACGAGCGCGACTTCCTGCGGCCCGGGGTGCGGCGGGAGCCGGTGCGCGCGGGCCGGGTGCGCGCCACGCTCTTCCTGCCCCCAG GTGCAGGGCCCTTCCCTGGGATCATCGATCTGTTTGGAAGTGGTGGTGGCCTTTGTGAATACAGGGCCAGCCTCCTGGCCGGACATGGTTTTGCTGTGCTTGCTTTGGCTTATTTCAGATTTGAAGACCTCCCCGACTTTTTGGATGATATGCACCTGGAGTACTTTGAAGAAGCTGTAGACTTCATGCTGCAGCATCCAAAG ACTTCCTGCCAGCATCATCCGTTCCTGTTACCATCCTGCTGGGAAGTACTGGGATCAGTCTGCCTCACGTCATTACAAG ATTAA
- the LOC125282858 gene encoding acyl-coenzyme A thioesterase 6-like isoform X1, producing the protein MAARVILRPADRCRWDEPVRIAVRGLAPGQPVTLRASLRDEKGALFRAHARYQADADGLLDLERAPALGGSFVGVEPMGLLWALEPEKPLDRLVKRDVQTPFAVELEVLDGHEPDAGRLLGRAVHERDFLRPGVRREPVRAGRVRATLFLPPGAGPFPGIIDLFGSGGGLCEYRASLLAGHGFAVLALAYFRFEDLPDFLDDMHLEYFEEAVDFMLQHPKVKGPNVGLLGFSKGGDLCLSMASFLKGITATVLINSCVSNTVAPLHYKDMLIPSLGSDPGRCTINESGFLRFVDVWDNPLEEPNHLSIIPLERAQGPFLFLVGMDDHSWKSGFYAQIASERLQAHGKDRPQIIYYSGTGHCIEPPYFPPCRVSVHTVLGQAVLHGGEPQAQSRAQVDAWQQIQTFFQKHLNGKKSVPSSKI; encoded by the exons ATGGCGGCGAGGGTGATCCTGCGGCCCGCGGACCGCTGCCGCTGGGACGAGCCCGTGCGCATCGCCGTGCGGGGCCTGGCGCCGGGACAGCCCGTCACACTGCGCGCCTCCCTGCGCGACGAGAAGGGCGCGCTCTTCCGGGCCCACGCGCGGTACCAAGCCGACGCCGACGGCCTCCTGGACCTGGAGCGCGCGCCCGCGCTGGGCGGCAGCTTCGTGGGGGTCGAGCCCATGGGGCTGCTGTGGGCCCTGGAGCCCGAGAAGCCCCTGGATCGGCTAGTGAAGCGGGACGTGCAGACGCCCTTCGCCGTGGAGCTGGAGGTGCTCGACGGCCACGAGCCCGACGCCGGGCGTCTCCTGGGTCGGGCGGTGCACGAGCGCGACTTCCTGCGGCCCGGGGTGCGGCGGGAGCCGGTGCGCGCGGGCCGGGTGCGCGCCACGCTCTTCCTGCCCCCAG GTGCAGGGCCCTTCCCTGGGATCATCGATCTGTTTGGAAGTGGTGGTGGCCTTTGTGAATACAGGGCCAGCCTCCTGGCCGGACATGGTTTTGCTGTGCTTGCTTTGGCTTATTTCAGATTTGAAGACCTCCCCGACTTTTTGGATGATATGCACCTGGAGTACTTTGAAGAAGCTGTAGACTTCATGCTGCAGCATCCAAAG gTGAAAGGCCCTAATGTTGGGCTTCTTGGCTTCTCCAAAGGAGGTGACCTGTGTCTCTCAATGGCCTCTTTCTTGAAGGGCATCACAGCCACTGTACTTATCAATTCCTGTGTGTCCAACACAGTAGCTCCTTTGCATTACAAGGATATGCTTATTCCCAGTCTTGGCAGTGACCCAGGGAGATGTACAATTAATGAATCAGGATTTTTGCGTTTTGTGGATGTTTGGGACAATCCACTGGAGGAACCCAATCACCTTAGTATTATTCCCCTGGAAAGGGCCCAGGGGCCCTTCCTGTTTCTTGTTGGCATGGATGATCATTCCTGGAAGAGTGGCTTCTATGCTCAGATAGCCTCTGAACGGTTACAAGCCCATGGGAAAGACAGACCCCAGATAATCTACTACTCAGGAACTGGTCACTGTATTGAACCACCTTATTTTCCTCCTTGTAGAGTTTCTGTGCACACAGTGTTAGGCCAAGCAGTATTGCATGGAGGTGAGCCACAGGCTCAGTCAAGGGCACAGGTAGATGCCTGGCAGCAAATTCAGACCTTCTTCCAGAAACATCTCAATGGTAAAAAGTCTGTCCCGTCCAGCAAAATATAA
- the LOC125282858 gene encoding acyl-coenzyme A thioesterase 6-like isoform X3, giving the protein MAARVILRPADRCRWDEPVRIAVRGLAPGQPVTLRASLRDEKGALFRAHARYQADADGLLDLERAPALGGSFVGVEPMGLLWALEPEKPLDRLVKRDVQTPFAVELEVLDGHEPDAGRLLGRAVHERDFLRPGVRREPVRAGRVRATLFLPPGAGPFPGIIDLFGSGGGLCEYRASLLAGHGFAVLALAYFRFEDLPDFLDDMHLEYFEEAVDFMLQHPKINLGLLLD; this is encoded by the exons ATGGCGGCGAGGGTGATCCTGCGGCCCGCGGACCGCTGCCGCTGGGACGAGCCCGTGCGCATCGCCGTGCGGGGCCTGGCGCCGGGACAGCCCGTCACACTGCGCGCCTCCCTGCGCGACGAGAAGGGCGCGCTCTTCCGGGCCCACGCGCGGTACCAAGCCGACGCCGACGGCCTCCTGGACCTGGAGCGCGCGCCCGCGCTGGGCGGCAGCTTCGTGGGGGTCGAGCCCATGGGGCTGCTGTGGGCCCTGGAGCCCGAGAAGCCCCTGGATCGGCTAGTGAAGCGGGACGTGCAGACGCCCTTCGCCGTGGAGCTGGAGGTGCTCGACGGCCACGAGCCCGACGCCGGGCGTCTCCTGGGTCGGGCGGTGCACGAGCGCGACTTCCTGCGGCCCGGGGTGCGGCGGGAGCCGGTGCGCGCGGGCCGGGTGCGCGCCACGCTCTTCCTGCCCCCAG GTGCAGGGCCCTTCCCTGGGATCATCGATCTGTTTGGAAGTGGTGGTGGCCTTTGTGAATACAGGGCCAGCCTCCTGGCCGGACATGGTTTTGCTGTGCTTGCTTTGGCTTATTTCAGATTTGAAGACCTCCCCGACTTTTTGGATGATATGCACCTGGAGTACTTTGAAGAAGCTGTAGACTTCATGCTGCAGCATCCAAAG ATTAATCTGGGACTTTTATTGGACTAA